A genomic region of Drosophila kikkawai strain 14028-0561.14 chromosome X, DkikHiC1v2, whole genome shotgun sequence contains the following coding sequences:
- the LOC138929201 gene encoding uncharacterized protein has translation MAQSALDIALRKFISTTDRVHRDQIRALWDKVKKSYENCSDLLSVSADSAANSTVLESKYSYCYSVYSKCVVLLQEIIDKAAAQSTPASALVPTPPLTDRFENRRLLVNSQLKILFNIQAVPQESGAALKELQGTVQSCLTALEMSSIQTEAWDCLLVYLVSLKLPKITLSMWEQSIHNKAEIPTWSELDAFLTERHRTLEAIDDIRPSSSWQFPSRPTAASAPVRRLNSYEARVAPAPRGCDLCSRENHPIRLCPRFLEMDVDGRSDYIRRKQFCLNCFARGHQQRDCTSAHSCFTCRSRHHTLLHRDNPSATAPSPTAPPRPRPAPSPRGTGASQDHTDVQVCFTSGSRAVLLDTALINICHLGRDFQARALIDSGSKATFITERLFSRISPPFKPVQTRDSGLNETVAAQSTKLCTIAIRAPSKPGLQLETAAYVLPQLAGKLPSYPIPRDRL, from the exons ATGGCTCAATCCGCACTAGATATCGCCCTCCGCAAGTTCATTTCCACAACGGACCGT GTTCATCGGGATCAGattcgggccctgtgggataaGGTGAAGAAGAGCTATGAAAACTGCTCCGACCTACTTTCCGTGTCCGCCGACAGCGCGGCCAACTCAACTGtgcttgaatccaagtacagttATTGCTACTCCGTCTATTCGAAGTGTGTGGTCCTGTTACAAGAAATAATCGACAAGGCCGCCGCCCAGTCCACTCCGGCTTCCGCCCTTGTGCCCACaccccc CCTCACCGACCGCTTCGAGAATCGGCGGTTACTCgtcaacagccagttgaaaaTCCTCTTCAACATTCAGGCTGTCCCCCAAGAGTCCGGAGCTGCTCTAaaagagctgcaaggcaccGTCCAGAGTTGCCTGACAGCCTTAGAGATGTCCTCTATTCAAACCGAGGCGTGGGATTGTCTACTAGTGTATTTGGTTTCCTTAAAGCTTCCCAAGATCACACTTTcgatgtgggagcaatccatacaCAATAAAGCAGAAATCCCTACATGGAGTGAGTTAGACGCGTTTCTGACAGAGCGTCATCGCACTCTAGAAGCTATTGACGACATCAGGCCTAGCAGTTCATGGCAGTTTCCGTCAAGACCGACAGCTGCGAGCGCCCCAGTGCGCAGGCTGAATTCCTACGAGGCCAGAGTGGCTCCGGCCCCAAGAGGGTGCGATCTCTGTTCGAGGGAGAACCATCCTATTCGCCTATGTCCGCGTTTCCTTGAAATGGATGTAGATGGTCGCTCCGACTACATTAGGAGAAAGCAGTTTTGCCTGAACTGCTTTGCaagagggcaccagcaacgggatTGCACTAGTGCCCATAGCTGCTTTACGTGCCGCAGTCGTCATCACACCCTTCTGCACCGCGATAATCCCTCCGCGACCGCACCAAGTCCGACGGCGCCACCCAGGCCTCGACCGGCGCCTTCTCCACGAGGCACGGGCGCCTCTCAAGATCACACTGATGTGCAAGTGTGCTTCACTTCCGGCTCAAGAGCCGTTCTACTGGACACAGCCCTCATCAACATTTGCCATTTAGGCCGCGATTTCCAAGCGCGAGCCTTAATCGACTCTGGTTCCAAGGCAACCTTCATCACGGAGAGGTTATTCAGTCGAATAAGCCCACCATTTAAACCAGTTCAGACCCGAGATTCCGGGCTCAATGAGACAGTTGCCGCCCAATCCACCAAGCTCTGCACTATCGCCATCCGAGCGCCTTCCAAACCCGGGCTGCAGCTGGAAACTGCAGCTTATGTTCTTCCGCAGTTAGCCGGGAAGCTACCCTCGTATCCGATTCCACGAGACCGACTGTAA